A genomic stretch from Rhabdothermincola salaria includes:
- a CDS encoding cation:proton antiporter: protein MTALAGVVPTILAAGGEGVARTLLEIGGVLLALGLMARLANRIGLSPIPLFLMTGLLLRDGGLFDLTATDEFIEVGAEIGVVLLLLMLGLEYTPQELMGALRASAGAGAVDLVLNFLPGLAFGLVLGWSPLAAVFLGGITYISSSGIIAKVLGDLGRLGNRETPTVLAILVIEDLVMAVYLPIVAGLAVGGAFSSMVIGVVVAMAVVALALFLSVRHTDVLGRLIFARSNEVLLFSILGLALVIAGAAEALQVSAAVGAFLVGIAVSGPSAHRGAELLAPLRDLFAGVFFVFFTFTIEPSAILRALPIALALAVVTAATKMFTGWWAANRAGIGVRGRVRAGTVLVARGEFSIVIATLATTNAVEPDIGALATAYVLILAVVGPVLTRYADPLTMRFAGSRTRTGSA from the coding sequence GTGACCGCTCTGGCCGGCGTGGTCCCCACGATCCTCGCCGCCGGCGGCGAAGGCGTCGCCCGCACCCTGCTCGAGATCGGCGGGGTCCTCCTCGCCCTCGGCCTCATGGCCCGGCTGGCCAACCGGATCGGCCTCTCCCCGATCCCACTGTTCCTCATGACCGGGCTGCTCCTGCGCGACGGGGGCCTCTTCGACCTCACCGCCACCGACGAGTTCATCGAGGTCGGCGCCGAGATCGGCGTGGTCCTGCTGTTGCTCATGCTCGGCCTCGAGTACACGCCCCAGGAGCTGATGGGTGCGTTGCGCGCCTCGGCCGGTGCCGGCGCGGTGGATCTGGTGCTCAACTTCCTGCCTGGCCTGGCCTTCGGCCTCGTCCTCGGCTGGTCGCCCCTGGCCGCCGTCTTCCTGGGTGGCATCACCTACATCTCGTCGTCCGGCATCATCGCCAAGGTCCTCGGCGACCTCGGACGACTGGGCAACCGCGAGACCCCGACCGTGCTGGCCATCCTCGTCATCGAGGACCTGGTGATGGCCGTCTACCTGCCCATCGTGGCCGGCCTCGCCGTGGGTGGCGCCTTCTCCAGCATGGTCATCGGCGTCGTGGTGGCCATGGCGGTCGTGGCCCTGGCGCTCTTCTTGTCGGTGCGCCACACCGACGTGCTGGGGCGGCTGATCTTCGCCCGCTCCAACGAGGTCCTGCTCTTCAGCATCCTCGGCCTGGCCCTGGTCATCGCCGGCGCCGCCGAGGCGTTGCAGGTGTCCGCCGCCGTCGGTGCCTTCCTGGTGGGCATCGCCGTCTCGGGACCGTCGGCCCATCGCGGCGCCGAGCTCCTCGCCCCGCTGCGCGACCTGTTCGCCGGGGTGTTCTTCGTCTTCTTCACCTTCACCATCGAGCCCAGCGCCATCCTCCGGGCCCTGCCGATCGCGCTGGCCCTGGCCGTCGTCACCGCCGCCACCAAGATGTTCACGGGGTGGTGGGCGGCCAACCGGGCCGGCATCGGTGTCCGAGGCCGCGTCCGGGCCGGCACCGTGCTGGTCGCCCGCGGCGAGTTCTCGATCGTCATCGCCACCCTGGCCACCACCAACGCGGTCGAGCCCGACATCGGCGCCCTGGCCACCGCCTACGTGCTGATCCTCGCCGTGGTGGGCCCGGTGCTCACGCGCTACGCCGACCCGCTCACCATGCGCTTCGCCGGCTCTCGCACCCGCACCGGCTCGGCCTAG
- a CDS encoding cation:proton antiporter regulatory subunit, which yields MPEIRETKLPGVGIEFEMSCEAGERVGVISRHSGRREVVLYDEDDPDAVAARIELTQAESAAMAELLGGTRITAQLAALSAEIEGLFIDWLPLPPEFTPITIADTEMRTRTGSSVIAIMRDGTAVPAPGPEDEMLAGDTVVLVGTKDGIVAAAELLGASAG from the coding sequence ATGCCCGAGATCCGCGAGACCAAGCTGCCCGGCGTCGGCATCGAGTTCGAGATGTCGTGCGAGGCGGGAGAACGCGTCGGCGTCATCTCCCGGCACTCCGGACGGCGTGAGGTCGTCCTCTACGACGAGGACGACCCCGACGCCGTCGCCGCCCGCATCGAGCTGACGCAGGCCGAGAGCGCGGCGATGGCCGAGCTGCTGGGCGGCACCCGCATCACCGCCCAGCTGGCCGCCCTCTCGGCCGAGATCGAGGGCCTGTTCATCGACTGGTTGCCCCTCCCGCCCGAGTTCACCCCCATCACCATCGCCGACACCGAGATGCGCACCCGCACCGGCTCGTCGGTCATCGCCATCATGCGCGACGGCACCGCGGTGCCCGCCCCCGGACCGGAGGACGAGATGCTGGCCGGGGACACGGTCGTGCTGGTCGGCACCAAGGACGGCATCGTCGCGGCCGCCGAGCTGCTCGGCGCGTCGGCCGGGTGA
- a CDS encoding DNA polymerase domain-containing protein, producing MTDPPARPPGWDFPTDDELAALDELADEGLWALGGIEVKLTNLDKVLFPGRHGGPATTKRDLVRYAASVAPFALPYLYDRPVNLNRFPNGVDTDGFWHKAVPSHAPQWLSRWHNEGASAGDTEWYFVVDSPAAMAWMANYGAIELNPWTSRIPAVRRPTWALIDLDPGAKTSWDDLLTLARLHRTALEHLDVRAGAKVTGKRGIQIWVPVAPRYGFDETRDWVEKLSRAVGATVPDLVSWKWSKSDRSGLARLDYTQNAVNKTLVAPWSTRPAAGAPVSVPIEWDELDDPELASDRWTIRDLEGRLAEVGDPLAPLIGLDQELPPL from the coding sequence GTGACCGACCCCCCGGCCCGTCCTCCGGGCTGGGACTTCCCCACCGACGACGAGCTGGCCGCGCTGGACGAGCTCGCCGACGAGGGACTGTGGGCGCTCGGCGGGATCGAGGTGAAGCTCACCAACCTCGACAAGGTCCTGTTCCCCGGCCGCCACGGCGGTCCCGCCACGACCAAGCGCGACCTGGTGCGCTACGCCGCCTCGGTCGCCCCGTTCGCCCTCCCCTACCTCTACGACCGACCGGTCAACCTCAACCGGTTCCCGAACGGCGTCGACACCGACGGCTTCTGGCACAAGGCGGTGCCCTCGCACGCCCCGCAGTGGCTGAGCCGCTGGCACAACGAAGGGGCCTCCGCAGGCGACACCGAGTGGTACTTCGTGGTCGACTCACCCGCCGCCATGGCCTGGATGGCCAACTACGGGGCGATCGAGCTCAACCCCTGGACGTCGCGCATCCCCGCCGTGCGCCGGCCCACCTGGGCGCTGATCGACCTCGATCCCGGTGCCAAGACCTCGTGGGACGACCTGCTCACCCTGGCCCGCCTGCACCGCACCGCCCTCGAGCACCTCGACGTGCGGGCCGGCGCCAAGGTCACCGGCAAGCGGGGCATCCAGATCTGGGTGCCGGTGGCGCCCCGGTACGGCTTCGACGAGACGCGGGACTGGGTGGAGAAGCTGTCTAGGGCCGTCGGCGCCACGGTGCCGGACCTGGTCAGCTGGAAGTGGTCCAAGAGCGACCGCAGCGGCCTGGCCCGGCTCGACTACACCCAGAACGCCGTCAACAAGACGCTGGTGGCGCCATGGAGCACGCGCCCCGCGGCCGGGGCGCCGGTGTCGGTCCCCATCGAGTGGGACGAGCTCGACGACCCCGAGCTGGCCTCGGACCGCTGGACCATCCGGGACCTCGAGGGCCGACTGGCCGAGGTCGGCGACCCCCTCGCCCCCCTGATCGGACTGGACCAGGAGCTCCCCCCGCTCTGA
- a CDS encoding ABC transporter ATP-binding protein: MSERPSPEPAAEGGWIRRLWPFLMAHRRNVVLALGASVVGQGLMALAPLIQKVVVDDGIVGRSRPVAPWLTALVVIGVASFASAVVRRWIGGRVSLDVQYDLRNAIYERLQRLDFAGHDQLQTGQLVSRASTDLALIQGLLAFLPIMLGNVVMVVLALVIMTILSPPLTLVMVVVLPLLLVTALRLRRKVFPATWDAQQRAGEVAGVVDEAVSGVRVVKGFGQEDREIAHLADTAAGLYASRARLVRLQARFTSTLQAIPALAQVAVLALGGWLAIEGHLTLGTFLAFSAYLVQLVAPVRMLAGLFTVGQQARAGAERILDVLDANAVVTEAPDAVTLDEVAGEVRFEGVRFGYTRSEPVLDGLDLRIGAGEVVALVGTSGSGKSTVTALLPRFYDVPEGRVTIDGTDVREVTLESLRRQVGVVFEDAFLFSDSVAANIAYGRPDATHDDVVAAATAAGAHGFVTALPDGYATVVGERGLTLSGGQRQRIALARAILTDPRILVLDDATSAIDAATEEAIHATLRSLMQDRTTILIAHRRSTLRLAQRIVVLDAGRVVAEGSHESLMVESPRYRTLFAGDEDLDGEGLVDPALGSAVQGRVAGEGAEPLALYAERVAEADEAGRSAGAITLSAWPAPSGAAPAPSAAVAGPARNPGTGGGGGGGGFGGAALSATPELLAALDRLPPADGTPDVDVAAVSAPEDGPFRIRRFVRPWVAGLALGLGLVVLDTILTLLGPVFVSRGVDEGITPGDRAALWAAVVMFAGAVLVDWAVVWTYTLVTGRTAERMLYALRVKIFGHLQRMSLDYYDAELDGRLMTRMTTDVEALSQLVQTGLINAVVGVFTCVGVFVFLVILSPPLALAAASILPPLLLATWWYRRRSTERYEKAREAIADVNANLQESLSGVRVAQAYTREDRNISGFRSVNRRYLDHRLGAQRLVALYFPFILLLSDLGAVVVLGTGAALEPRGIVTAGVVIAFLLYLNQFFAPLQQLSQVLDTWQQASVSVAKIEELLATPSTTPPPADPVDPGRVRGEVRFEAMRFRYSGASDDALRRLDLVIPAGQTVALVGETGAGKSTVVKLVARFYDPTEGRVTVDGIDLRDIDLGAFRRQLGIVPQEAFLFTGTVRDNIAYGRPEATDAEVEAAARAVGAHEFVATLPEGYLTAVSERGRSLSSGQRQLIALARARLVDPAILLLDEATSQLDLATEGRVQRAMDAAAQGRTTLMVAHRLPTARRADRIVVVDDGRVVEDGTHDELVAAGGAYASLWAAFAETADDGDGALVP, translated from the coding sequence GTGAGCGAGCGCCCCTCCCCCGAGCCGGCAGCCGAGGGCGGCTGGATCCGGCGGCTGTGGCCCTTCCTCATGGCGCATCGTCGCAACGTCGTCCTGGCCCTCGGGGCGTCGGTCGTCGGGCAGGGGCTCATGGCCCTGGCCCCCTTGATCCAGAAGGTGGTGGTCGACGACGGCATCGTGGGTCGCAGCCGGCCGGTGGCGCCCTGGCTGACCGCCCTCGTGGTCATCGGCGTGGCCTCGTTCGCCTCGGCGGTGGTGCGGCGCTGGATCGGCGGCCGGGTGAGCCTCGACGTGCAGTACGACCTGCGCAACGCCATCTACGAACGACTGCAGCGCCTCGACTTCGCCGGCCACGACCAGCTCCAGACCGGCCAGCTCGTGTCGCGCGCCTCGACCGACCTGGCGCTCATCCAGGGCCTGCTCGCCTTCCTCCCCATCATGTTGGGCAACGTGGTGATGGTCGTGCTCGCCCTCGTCATCATGACGATCCTGTCCCCGCCGCTCACCCTGGTGATGGTGGTGGTCCTGCCGCTGTTGTTGGTCACCGCTCTGCGCCTGCGCCGCAAGGTCTTCCCGGCCACGTGGGACGCCCAGCAGCGAGCCGGCGAGGTGGCCGGCGTGGTCGACGAGGCCGTCTCCGGGGTCCGGGTCGTCAAGGGGTTCGGCCAGGAGGACCGCGAGATCGCCCACCTGGCCGACACCGCAGCCGGGCTGTACGCCTCCCGCGCCCGCCTGGTGCGCCTCCAGGCCCGGTTCACCTCCACCCTGCAGGCCATCCCCGCGCTGGCCCAGGTGGCGGTGCTGGCCCTCGGGGGGTGGTTGGCCATCGAGGGGCACCTCACCCTCGGCACCTTCCTCGCCTTCTCGGCCTACCTGGTGCAGCTGGTCGCACCGGTGCGCATGCTGGCCGGCCTGTTCACGGTGGGGCAGCAGGCCCGGGCCGGTGCCGAGCGCATCCTCGACGTGCTCGACGCCAACGCCGTGGTCACCGAGGCACCCGACGCCGTCACCCTCGACGAGGTGGCGGGGGAGGTGCGCTTCGAGGGCGTGCGCTTCGGGTACACGCGCAGCGAGCCCGTGCTCGACGGTCTCGACCTGCGCATCGGGGCCGGCGAGGTGGTGGCCCTGGTGGGCACCAGTGGGTCGGGCAAGTCCACCGTCACCGCGCTGCTCCCCCGCTTCTACGACGTGCCCGAGGGTCGGGTCACCATCGACGGCACCGACGTGCGCGAGGTCACGCTCGAGTCGCTGCGGCGCCAGGTCGGCGTGGTGTTCGAGGACGCCTTCCTCTTCTCGGACTCGGTGGCGGCCAACATCGCCTACGGCCGCCCCGACGCCACCCACGACGACGTGGTGGCGGCGGCGACGGCGGCCGGGGCCCACGGCTTCGTGACCGCGCTGCCCGACGGCTACGCCACCGTGGTCGGCGAGCGGGGGCTCACCCTCTCCGGGGGCCAACGCCAGCGCATCGCCCTGGCCCGCGCCATCCTCACCGACCCTCGGATCCTCGTGCTCGACGACGCCACCTCGGCGATCGACGCAGCGACCGAGGAAGCCATCCACGCCACCCTCCGCTCGCTCATGCAGGACCGCACCACCATCCTCATCGCCCACCGTCGCTCGACCCTGCGGTTGGCCCAACGGATCGTGGTCCTCGACGCTGGTCGAGTGGTGGCCGAGGGGTCCCACGAGTCGCTGATGGTGGAGAGCCCCCGGTACCGGACCCTGTTCGCCGGCGACGAGGACCTCGACGGCGAGGGGCTGGTCGACCCGGCCCTCGGCTCCGCGGTACAGGGGAGGGTCGCGGGGGAGGGGGCAGAGCCGCTGGCGCTCTACGCCGAGCGGGTGGCCGAGGCCGACGAAGCGGGTCGCTCGGCCGGGGCCATCACCTTGTCCGCCTGGCCCGCCCCCTCCGGTGCGGCGCCGGCCCCCAGCGCGGCGGTCGCCGGCCCGGCTCGCAACCCCGGCACCGGGGGCGGAGGAGGGGGCGGCGGCTTCGGTGGGGCGGCACTGTCGGCCACCCCGGAGTTGCTGGCCGCGCTCGACCGGCTGCCGCCGGCCGACGGCACCCCCGACGTCGACGTCGCGGCCGTGTCAGCACCCGAGGACGGACCGTTCCGCATCCGCCGGTTCGTGCGCCCGTGGGTGGCCGGCTTGGCGTTGGGTCTCGGCCTCGTCGTGCTCGACACCATCTTGACCCTGCTCGGACCGGTGTTCGTGAGCCGAGGGGTGGACGAGGGCATCACGCCGGGCGACCGGGCCGCCCTGTGGGCCGCGGTGGTGATGTTCGCCGGCGCGGTGCTCGTCGACTGGGCCGTGGTGTGGACCTACACGCTGGTGACGGGCCGCACCGCCGAGCGCATGCTGTACGCCCTTCGGGTCAAGATCTTCGGGCACCTGCAGCGCATGTCGCTCGACTACTACGACGCCGAGCTCGACGGGCGCCTGATGACCCGCATGACCACCGACGTGGAGGCGCTCTCCCAGCTGGTGCAGACCGGCCTCATCAACGCCGTGGTCGGGGTGTTCACCTGCGTCGGCGTGTTCGTGTTCCTCGTCATCCTGTCGCCGCCCCTGGCGTTGGCGGCGGCGTCGATCCTGCCGCCGCTGCTGCTGGCCACCTGGTGGTACCGGCGCCGGTCGACCGAGCGCTACGAGAAGGCCCGCGAAGCCATCGCCGACGTGAACGCCAACCTCCAGGAGAGCCTCTCGGGTGTCCGGGTCGCGCAGGCCTACACCCGTGAGGATCGCAACATCTCGGGGTTCCGCTCGGTGAACCGTCGCTACCTCGACCACCGCCTGGGGGCGCAGCGGCTGGTGGCCCTCTACTTCCCGTTCATCTTGTTGCTGTCCGACCTCGGCGCGGTGGTGGTGCTGGGCACGGGTGCCGCCCTCGAGCCGCGCGGGATCGTGACCGCCGGCGTGGTCATCGCCTTCCTGCTGTACCTCAACCAGTTCTTCGCCCCTCTGCAGCAGCTGTCCCAGGTGCTCGACACCTGGCAGCAGGCGTCGGTGTCGGTGGCCAAGATCGAGGAGCTGCTGGCCACCCCCTCCACCACCCCACCGCCCGCTGACCCGGTCGACCCGGGTCGGGTGCGGGGCGAGGTGCGCTTCGAGGCGATGCGGTTCCGCTACTCCGGAGCGTCCGACGACGCCCTGCGCCGGCTCGACCTGGTCATCCCGGCCGGGCAGACCGTGGCCCTCGTGGGCGAGACCGGGGCCGGCAAGTCCACCGTCGTGAAGCTGGTGGCCCGCTTCTACGACCCTACCGAGGGGCGGGTCACCGTCGACGGCATCGACCTGCGCGACATCGACCTCGGTGCCTTCCGGCGCCAGCTCGGCATCGTGCCCCAGGAGGCCTTCCTCTTCACCGGGACCGTGCGCGACAACATCGCCTACGGTCGCCCCGAGGCCACCGACGCCGAGGTCGAGGCCGCCGCCCGGGCGGTGGGCGCCCACGAGTTCGTGGCCACCCTGCCCGAGGGCTACCTGACGGCGGTGAGCGAGCGGGGCCGGTCGCTCTCGTCGGGCCAGCGCCAGCTCATCGCCCTGGCCCGGGCCCGCCTGGTCGACCCCGCCATCCTCCTGCTCGACGAAGCCACCTCCCAGCTCGACCTGGCCACCGAGGGCCGGGTGCAGCGAGCCATGGACGCCGCCGCCCAGGGGCGCACGACCCTGATGGTGGCCCATCGCCTACCCACCGCCCGCCGGGCCGACCGCATCGTGGTGGTCGACGACGGCCGGGTGGTCGAGGACGGCACCCACGACGAGCTGGTGGCCGCCGGTGGGGCCTACGCCTCGCTGTGGGCCGCGTTCGCCGAGACCGCCGACGACGGGGACGGCGCGCTGGTGCCGTGA
- a CDS encoding inositol-3-phosphate synthase, translated as MTESVDIAPATGRLGVLTPGMGAVASTFIAGVLATRAGTAVPVGSLTQLAHIRLGKREDERNPMIKEFVPLADLGDLVFGGWDPISPNALEAARTAGVLDDKDLNPISAELEGVVAMDAVFDQRWVKRLEGARVKQVTAKRAQAEALMADIERFRAENDCDRLVMVWCGSTEAYQEASAVHMSIEAFEAGLDADDDNISPSQIYAYAALMSKVPFANGAPNLSVDLPCMRELSAREGVPIAGKDFKTGQTWLKTLLAPGIKARMLGLRGWYSTNILGNRDGEVLDDPENFKTKEVSKLGVIDSVLQPEVYPDLYGDVDHVVRINYYPPRGDNKEGWDNIDIFGWMNYPMQIKVNFLCRDSILAAPIVLDLALFMDLAARSGQSGVQEWLSFYFKAPQAATPVPAEHDLFIQQTKLKNTLREWMGEEPVTHSEAG; from the coding sequence ATGACCGAATCCGTTGACATCGCCCCCGCCACCGGGCGCCTCGGGGTGCTCACCCCCGGGATGGGCGCCGTGGCCTCCACCTTCATCGCCGGCGTGCTGGCCACCCGGGCCGGCACCGCCGTGCCCGTCGGCTCGCTCACCCAGCTCGCCCACATCCGCCTGGGCAAGCGCGAGGACGAGCGCAACCCCATGATCAAGGAGTTCGTGCCGCTGGCCGACCTCGGCGACCTGGTGTTCGGCGGTTGGGACCCCATCAGCCCGAACGCCCTCGAGGCCGCCCGCACCGCCGGCGTGCTCGACGACAAGGACCTCAACCCCATCTCGGCCGAGCTCGAGGGCGTGGTGGCCATGGACGCCGTGTTCGACCAGCGCTGGGTCAAGCGCCTCGAGGGCGCCCGGGTCAAGCAGGTCACCGCCAAGCGGGCCCAGGCCGAGGCGCTCATGGCCGACATCGAACGCTTCCGCGCCGAGAACGACTGCGACCGCCTCGTCATGGTCTGGTGCGGCAGCACCGAGGCCTACCAGGAGGCCAGCGCCGTGCACATGTCGATCGAGGCGTTCGAGGCCGGCCTCGACGCCGACGACGACAACATCTCGCCCAGCCAGATCTACGCCTACGCCGCCCTCATGTCGAAGGTGCCGTTCGCCAACGGGGCCCCGAACCTCTCCGTCGACCTGCCCTGCATGCGCGAGCTGTCCGCCCGCGAGGGCGTGCCCATCGCCGGCAAGGACTTCAAGACCGGCCAGACCTGGCTCAAGACGCTGCTCGCCCCCGGCATCAAGGCCCGCATGCTCGGCCTGCGCGGCTGGTACTCCACCAACATCCTCGGCAACCGCGACGGCGAGGTGCTCGACGACCCGGAGAACTTCAAGACCAAGGAGGTCTCCAAGCTCGGCGTCATCGACTCCGTGCTGCAGCCCGAGGTGTACCCGGACCTCTACGGCGACGTCGACCACGTGGTGCGCATCAACTACTACCCGCCCCGCGGTGACAACAAGGAGGGCTGGGACAACATCGACATCTTCGGGTGGATGAACTACCCGATGCAGATCAAGGTCAACTTCCTCTGCCGCGACTCCATCCTCGCCGCCCCCATCGTGCTCGACCTGGCCCTGTTCATGGACCTCGCCGCCCGTTCCGGCCAGAGCGGCGTGCAGGAGTGGCTGAGCTTCTACTTCAAGGCGCCTCAGGCAGCCACGCCGGTGCCGGCCGAGCACGATCTGTTCATCCAGCAGACCAAGCTCAAGAACACGCTGCGCGAGTGGATGGGTGAGGAGCCCGTCACCCACTCCGAAGCCGGCTGA
- a CDS encoding LysR family transcriptional regulator: protein MDAEVPLPAVTVPQLTYLVAVAEAPTFAAAAAAVGVTTSALSQGLAELERRVGVSLFERVGRRQVLREEAAEVLAYARRVVADTGDLARWAAAVRSGASGRLRVGMIDAAAVHHCADPLRAFRRSHPEVDLRLRVAPSGELLEQLASGALDLAVVVEPPELDPALEVEVLLEEPLVVVPAEGLSAAPGDRRRSDPDGEGSDDGDAEGGGVTDPASWGPWVLFPAGSHTRAVVEAALRARGAPVEVVAESHQPEVLREMARLGVGWTVLPELQAREGPRRRRPSGEPEVLATRRLVIARRAGRVTNPAADTLANALRSALPDSLTDELGGPRPHPTGS from the coding sequence GTGGACGCTGAGGTCCCGCTGCCGGCGGTGACCGTGCCGCAGCTCACCTACCTGGTGGCGGTGGCCGAAGCCCCCACCTTCGCCGCCGCGGCCGCGGCGGTGGGGGTGACGACCTCGGCGCTGTCGCAGGGCCTGGCCGAGCTCGAGCGTCGGGTGGGGGTGTCGCTCTTCGAACGGGTGGGTCGGCGCCAGGTCCTACGGGAGGAGGCCGCCGAGGTCCTCGCCTATGCCCGCCGGGTGGTGGCCGACACCGGCGACCTGGCTCGCTGGGCGGCCGCCGTCCGTTCGGGGGCGTCGGGCCGCCTCCGGGTGGGCATGATCGACGCCGCCGCCGTGCACCACTGCGCCGACCCGCTGCGGGCCTTCCGTCGCAGCCACCCCGAGGTCGACCTGCGCCTGCGGGTGGCACCGTCGGGCGAGCTGCTCGAGCAGCTGGCCTCGGGGGCGCTCGACCTGGCCGTGGTGGTGGAACCGCCGGAGCTCGACCCGGCGCTCGAGGTCGAGGTGCTGCTCGAGGAACCGCTCGTCGTGGTTCCCGCGGAGGGCCTCTCCGCCGCGCCGGGCGACCGGCGACGCTCGGATCCCGACGGCGAGGGAAGCGACGATGGCGACGCCGAGGGGGGCGGGGTGACCGATCCGGCGTCCTGGGGGCCGTGGGTGCTCTTCCCGGCCGGCTCGCACACCCGGGCGGTGGTGGAGGCCGCGCTGCGGGCGCGGGGTGCCCCGGTGGAGGTGGTGGCCGAGTCGCACCAGCCCGAGGTGCTGCGCGAGATGGCCCGCCTGGGCGTGGGTTGGACGGTGCTGCCCGAGCTGCAGGCCCGCGAGGGCCCTCGTCGCCGGCGCCCCAGCGGCGAGCCGGAGGTCCTCGCCACCCGCCGCCTGGTCATCGCCCGTCGGGCAGGACGGGTCACCAACCCCGCCGCCGACACCCTGGCGAACGCCCTGAGGTCCGCCTTGCCCGACTCCCTCACCGATGAGCTCGGCGGTCCCCGCCCCCACCCGACGGGCTCCTGA